The proteins below are encoded in one region of Hordeum vulgare subsp. vulgare chromosome 3H, MorexV3_pseudomolecules_assembly, whole genome shotgun sequence:
- the LOC123441275 gene encoding uncharacterized protein LOC123441275 — protein sequence MTAPRPEASAAAQAEQQAPATIAAPTGAAGTGAAALTRVAAEDHQGHGPKSAGRGGSAAGHQGRGFQAGRGGHAAMGNRGGGGQQGYTRYNNQWNEFNNRPNWNSGGGHGGGGNQWHRPFQPPEGNFVEVLAPPRLEISRTGMVKVTNGELTAEQVSQQMKRLVSETYNWDPIRVDDNSYQVEFPRREDLQRLLTFGVSKVSWSKCLLEFEECIKPAPQGIRLQKRWIRFADIPEILLNNFLIVWSLGSLIGKTEKVDMPFTRKRGIARLLVMVLDVEQIPDFAPWSYDGLHYDLDVEVEEVVHQKTQDGDVLMADGEDRDRDCGDANQDRSPQAPTDNISPSMPTSNKPTVTGCATSSSHMHMAELRFGSFKVMSTLGEEVSEQAWEQLTLQDTSYAFGTSFERGAPMQIPNKKDDMHCTAAIPKVDPKPIAADLNRLMEAAHSHTPDSSLNTPAGPNKKSAIRENSESAQEWANVATPPPSHNVVADEPMSWCKDYCFSSSKQQIYSFISDNPIFDSPLDHNYVQNATIGKDNIEFSKEDVISFGGIPDPSTEDRRFSQRIQEVPDADDMSMGRAMRAAKIRDTEMTTRGVEFDWHCLPPRGRSGGFLLGVKCETLEVMSVIFGEFTVKFRVRSKVDGFKWALVAVYGAAQPQLKPDFLADLVRICGNETLPILVGGDFNIVRRQDEKNNDNFDTRWSMMFNMVIESLNLREIELTGRQFTWANSLPVPTYEKLDRVLSTVDWEQKYPLVNAHALHRAISDHTPISKQRLITLIDDLDIKTESCQLSLFERNIKNDAEIKLQKLLREEELKWASRAKVMNVAYGDDNTKFFHMIANGKHRKKKIIQLEQDEGTIIGHENLKSYITKYYKSLFSAPRESSISLDENKVNDIPQLNEQEYEVLSAPFTEKEVSEAITSMKQNTAPGPDGFPAEFYKKCWHMIKGDLMPMFQDLFNGQLQLFHLNFGTITLLPKKADAMRIQQFRPICLLNVSFKIFTKVATNRLTKIADSVVQPTQSAFMPGRHILEGVVVLHETVHEMHTQKIDGVIFKVDFEKAYDKVKWSFLQQALRMKGFNERWRNQVDTFIHKGSVGVKVNDDIGHYFQTHKGLRQGDSMSPMLFNIVADMLTILIDRAKHMGHVGRLIPHLIDGGISILQYADDTIIFMEHDMQKAINMKLVLCLFEQLSGLKINFNKSELICFGKAKEEQDAYRQLFRCQIGALPINYLGIPIHHRRLTIKEWKCIEERFEKKLSCWKGKLMSYGGRLVLINSVLTSLPMFLLSFFEIPVGVRKRLDFYRSRFFWQSDDNKKKYGLARWDIICRPKDQGRLGIENLEVKNRCLLSKWLYRLSTETEGMWIQIIKNKYLSSKSLAQATARPDDSPFWKGLMKNKINFFQRQRRRRQRIAHGLRRRRLRRPAVRRNYRRASQAPPPRRRSSISPPAAATAAAADHERFAAAAAAARFRVRV from the exons ATGACGGCGCCTCGTCCTGAGGCTTCGGCGGCGGCGCAGGCAGAGCAGCAGGCGCCGGCTACCATTGCTGCACCTACGGGAGCAGCAGGTACTGGGGCTGCAGCTCTTACGCGAGTTGCTGCTGAAGACCATCAGGGTCATGGGCCCAAATCTGCTGGTAGAGGTGGCTCGGCTGCTGGCCATCAGGGACGCGGTTTCCAGGCTGGCAGGGGCGGTCATGCAGCAATGGGTAACAGAGGGGGCGGTGGGCAGCAGGGTTACACGCGTTACAATAATCAATGGAACGAGTTCAACAATCGCCCCAACTGGAATTCAGGAGGGGGACATGGTGGTGGAGGAAACCAATGGCATCGACCCTTCCAACCACCTGAGGGGAATTTCGTTGAAG TCCTTGCTCCTCCTCGTCTTGAGATTTCAAGGACGGGCATGGTAAAAGTGACTAATGGTGAGTTGACGGCCGAACAAGTGTCTCAACAGATGAAAAGGCTCGTTTCTGAGACATATAATTGGGATCCTATAAGGGTAGATGATAATTCCTATCAGGTGGAGTTCCCTAGAAGAGAAGACCTGCAACGATTACTCACATTTGGTGTTAGTAAGGTCAGTTGGAGCAAATGCTTACTGGAGTTCGAGGAATGTATTAAACCTGCACCACAGGGTATTCGGTTACAGAAGAGGTGGATCAGATTTGCAGATATTCCAGAGATTCTACTCAATAATTTCCTTATCGTATGGAGCTTGGGTTCGTTGATTGGGAAGACTGAGAAGGTAGATATGCCATTCACTCGTAAAAGGGGGATTGCAAGATTGCTTGTGATGGTGCTTGACGTGGAGCAGATACCAGATTTTGCTCCATGGTCTTATGATGGACTGCACTATGACCTCGATGTGGAGGTTGAGGAGGTGGTTCATCAGAAAACACAGGATGGCGATGTGCTAATGGCTGATGGCGAGGATAGAGATAGAGATTGTGGTGATGCTAATCAGGATAGGTCTCCTCAGGCACCAACGGATAACATCAGCccctccatgcctacatctaataaACCGACTGTCACAGGGTGTGCTACGTCCTCTTCTCATATGCATATGGCCGAACTGAGGTTTGGATCATTCAAGGTAATGTCAACCTTAGGAGAGGAGGTTAGTGAACAGGCTTGGGAACAGTTGACTCTGCAGGACACCTCTTATGCATTCGGTACCTCATTTGAGAGGGGTGCCCCGATGCAAATTCCTAATAAGAAGGATGATATGCACTGTACTGCAGCCATCCCGAAAGTTGATCCCAAGCCTATTGCTGCTGATCTGAACAGGCTCATGGAGGCTGCACACTCACACACACCAGACTCATCTCTCAATACACCTGCTGGTCCGAACAAGAAGTCGGCCATCAGGGAAAATTCTGAGTCGGCGCAGGAGTGGGCAAATGTAGCAACCCCGCCCCCATCTCataatgttgttgctgatgagCCAATGTCTTGGTGCAAGGACTATTGCTTTTCAAGTAGTAAGCAGCAAATATATTCGTTTATATCTGATAATCCTATATTTGATTCACCTCTTGACCACAATTATGTTCAAAATGCGACAATAGGGAAGGATAACATTGAGTTTTCCAAAGAGGATGTGATCTCGTTTGGTGGGATTCCTGATCCGTCTACGGAAGATAGACGCTTCAGTCAGCGGATTCAGGAGGTGCCTGATGCTGATGATATGTCCATGGGGCGTGCTATGAGGGCTGCCAAGATTCGAGACACTGAGATGACTACAC GAGGGGTCGAATTCGATTGGCATTGTCTGCCACCAAGGGGAAGATCCGGTGGATTTTTACTTGGAGTCAAGTGTGAGACTCTAGAGGTGATGAGCGTCATTTTTGGGGAGTTCACCGTCAAATTTCGTGTCAGGTCGAAAGTTGATGGCTTCAAATGGGCTCTAGTGGCGGTATATGGGGcggcacaaccacaactcaaacctGATTTTCTAGCAGATCTGGTTAGAATTTGTGGGAATGAAACGCTACCAATTTTAGTGGGAGGAGATTTTAATATCGTTCGAAGGCAGGATGAAAAAAACAATGATAATTTTGACACTAGATGGTCAATGATGTTTAATATGGTGATTGAAAGCCTAAATCTGCGAGAGATCGAGCTTACTGGTAGACAATTCACATGGGCTAACTCATTACCTGTGCCAACATATGAAAAGTTGGATCGGGTTCTTTCTACTGTTGATTGGGAGCAGAAGTACCCTTTGGTTAATGCGCATGCCTTACATAGAGCTATTTCAGATCACACTCCTATTTCT AAACAAAGACTCATCACTCTCATTGACGATTTAGACATTAAGACCGAGTCGTGCCAACTAAGTTTGTTTGAAAGAAATATTAAGAATGATGCTGAGATCAAACTACAAAAACTTTTGAGAGAGGAAGAGCTCAAATGGGCTAGTAGAGCTAAGGTGATGAACGTCGCCTATGGGGACGACAACACTAAGTTCTTTCatatgattgcaaatggcaaacatcgAAAGAAGAAAATTATCCAGTTAGAACAAGATGAAGGAACAATTATAGGACATGAGAATTTAAAATCTTATATTACTAAATATTATAAGAGTCTTTTTAGTGCACCTAGGGAGTCGTCGATATCCTTAGATGAAAACAAGGTTAATGATATACCTCAACTCAATGAACAGGAGTATGAGGTTTTATCAGCCCCGTTTACAGAAAAAGAGGTGTCTGAAGCAATTACTAGCATGAAACAAAATACAGCGCCGGGACCTGATGGGTTTCCGGCAGAGTTTTATAAAAAGTGTTGGCACATGATTAAGGGGGATCTCATGCCTATGTTCCAAGATTTGTTCAATGGACAATTACAGTTAttccaccttaactttggaacaattaCGCTTTTGCCAAAAAAGGCGGATGCTATGCGTATTCAGCAGTTTAGACCGATTTGCTTACTTAATGTCAgtttcaaaattttcacaaaggttgCCACTAATAGATTAACGAAGATAGCAGATTCTGTGGTTCAGCCAACACAGTCGGCGTTTATGCCAGGGAGACACATCTTGGAGGGCGTGGTTGTCCTGCATGAAACGGTCCACGAaatgcacacacaaaaaatagacGGAGTTATTTTTAAAGTGGACTTTGAGAAAGCCTATGATAAAGTCAAATGGTCTTTCCTGCAACAAGCCTTAAGGATGAAAGGATTCAATGAGAGATGGAGAAATCAGGTTGATACTTTCATCCACAAAGGGAGTGTAGGAGTGAAAGTAAATGATGACATTGGTCACTACTTCCAAACGCATAAGGGATTAAGGCAGGGTGACTCAATGTCTCCGATGTTGTTTAACATAGTAGCAGATATGTTGACAATACTCATTGATAGGGCCAAACACATGGGTCATGTAGGTCGTTTAATTCCACATCTGATTGACGGGGGAATTTCCATTTTACAATATGCAGATGATACAATTATTTTCATGGAGCATGATATGCAGAAAGCGATTAATATGAAATTGGTGTTATGTTTATTTGAACAACTGTCAGGGTTAAAAATAAACTTTAACAAAAGTGAACTCATTTGCTTTGGAAAAGCGAAGGAGGAGCAGGATGCTTACAGACAGTTATTTAGATGTCAAATAGGAGCACTTCCAATTAACTACCTCGGGATTCCGATTCATCATAGGCGACTAACAATTAAAGAGTGGAAATGCATTGAAGAACGATTTGAAAAGAAATTAAGCTGCTGGAAGGGTAAGCTTATGTCCTATGGAGGAAGGCTGGTGTTAATTAATTCGGTGTTAACAAGCCTACCCATGTTCTTATTGTCTTTCTTTGAGATACCCGTAGGGGTACGAAAAAGATTAGATTTTTACAGATCGCGGTTCTTTTGGCAAAGTGATGATAATAAGAAGAAATACGGATTGGCGCGTTGGGATATAATTTGCAGACCCAAAGACCAGGGGAGATTGGGCATAGAGAATCTGGAAGTAAAAAACAGATGTCTACTCAGTAAATGGTTGTATAGATTATCCACAGAGACAGAAGGAATGTGGATTCAAATAATTAAGAATAAATATCTAAGCTCAAAATCACTAGCGCAGGCAACTGCTAGACCTGATGACTCTCCTTTTTGGAAAGGGTTAATGAAGAATAAGATCAATTTTTTCCAGAGG